A window of the Cutaneotrichosporon cavernicola HIS019 DNA, chromosome: 6 genome harbors these coding sequences:
- the BEM1 gene encoding uncharacterized protein (PhoX homologous domain, present in p47phox and p40phox) has product MKSFRRSQGHGNGHSHSNSHGQTGPSSGFRPPGPNGPNGPVPPFANPLSRPTERVAPPQKVIKALASHRSTNPQQLSYSKGDFWYVIGERDEWYEALNPITSSRGLVPKKDFEEFAKGGRQYQAGQPTSPTTASPPDHTRSLSNSHSLPRSNPMHSPTAMMGPTSAPTTPGNKRVSPLYAIVQYDFHAERPDELQAKAGEPIVVIAQSNHEWFVAKPIGRLGGPGLIPVTFVEIRDPVTGLRLDSFPTNIPQVEEWKKATAEYKAAAIPLGRLDVPPDQRVTNSPFQTQANSQAGGSGVPSNRASQRTQASQRTRSSAGSAAGLGAGAARGMTTQPQGPPCTEPHPSAQTTDNEPMLPLGELTELGVPSFHNESGNYWFRLHAVHVPDDESAPASKLILYRTYDDFYDFQIALLDTFPAEAGRPEHEGDAPPPRILPYMPGPVDEAIDDELTEYRRDELDAYVRALLDLRGADAAYILRHELVRSYFAAKFGDYSEEISREQGLEKLQNLAHRMSAMNLGGAQQQHHANNRSIDQAAMLPPTAQQPSPVPAYNNGHAYSGHGHTRTASRDLAISQGHGRQMSGQQVHMPHAGQWTNSPSTATGPSFPNHHPVSQSMPATPAQPPPNPRSGAAFVKVKVYDKATDDLIALRVHPQVTYIELLEKVRARLGPDVNVLSYKVGGTSGSAAAGAQGPTQPIRDDLDMAEWMAVEDQRLLLYAEQ; this is encoded by the exons ATGAAGTCGTTCCGCCGTTCACAAGGTCATGGTAACGGCCACTCGCATTCCAACTCGCACGGGCAGACAGGTCCAAGCTCGGGGTTCCGACCGCCCGGTCCCAACGGCCCCAATGGCCCTGTCCCACCGTTTGCCAATCCTCTTTCACGGCCAACAGAGCGCGTCGCACCGCCCCAGAAGGTTATCAAGGCCCTCGCTAGCCACCGCAGCACCAACCCCCAGCAACTAAGTTATTCTAAAGGCGACTTTTGGTATGTCATTGGCGAACGTGACGAGTGGTACGAGGCATTGA ACCCTATCACATCATCGCGCGGTCTAGTCCCAAAGAAGGACTTTGAGGAGTTTGCAAAGGGTGGACGACAGTACCAGGCAGGTCAACCCACATCTCCTACTacggcctcgccgcccgaTCA taCCCGATCTCTCTCCAACTCACACTCTCTGCCTCGCAGCAACCCTATGCACTCGCCCACCGCCATGATGGGACCCACTTCAGCACCCACCACGCCAGGGAACAAACGCGTGTCGCC actCTATGCTATTGTCCAATACGACTTCCATGCCGAGCGACCAGACGAACTTCAAGCAAAGGCTGGAGAGCccatcgtcgtcatcgcACAGAGCAACCATGAATG GTTCGTCGCCAAGCCGATTGGCCGGTTGGGCGGTCCAGGTCTGATTCCTGTTACGTTTGTCGAGATTCGCGACCCAGTTACGGGCTTAAGACTCGACTCGTTCCCGACCAACATTCCCCAGGTCGAGGAGTGGAAGAAAGCGACTGCCGAGTACAAGGCAGCGGCGATTcccctcggccgcctcgacgtgcCGCCCGACCAGCGTGTCACAAACTCGCCCTTCCAAACGCAGGCCAACTCACAGGCTGGGGGAAGCGGCGTACCGTCGAACCGCGCGTCTCAGCGGACCCAGGCGTCTCAGCGAACCCGCTCGTCGGCAGGCAGCGCGGCGGGCCTCGGTGCAGGCGCTGCCCGAGGCATGACCACTCAACCCCAAGGGCCTCCGTGCACCGAGCCCCACCCATCAGCACAGACGACGGACAACGAGCCAATGCTCCctctcggcgagctcacAGAACTCGGCGTGCCCTCGTTCCACAACGAGTCGGGCAACTACTGGTTCAGACTCCATGCTGTCCATGTCCCAGATGACGAGTCGGCGCCTGCGTCCAAGCTCATCCTATATCGCACGTACGATGACTTTTACGACTTCCAGATCGCGTTGCTCGACACGTTCCCTGCCGAGGCCGGGCGTCCAGAacacgagggcgacgcaCCCCCACCACGGATTCTGCCTTACATGCCGGGCccggtcgacgaggcgatcgacgacgagttaACCGAATACCGCcgtgacgagctcgacgcgtaCGTGCGCGCGCTGTTAGActtgcgcggcgcggacgcAGCCTACATTCTGCGGCACGAGCTGGTCCGCTCGTACTTTGCAGCCAAGTTTGGCGATTACTCGGAGGAGATCTCGCGCGAGCAGGGCTTGGAGAAGCTGCAGAACCTCGCCCACCGCATGAGCGCCATGAACCTCGGTGgggcgcagcagcagcatcACGCGAACAATCGCAGCATCGACCAGGCCGCGATGCTGCCTCCAACGGCGCAACAGCCCTCGCCTGTTCCCGCCTACAACAATGGGCACGCGTACTCCGGACATGGACACACGCGGACCGCGAGCCGTGACCTCGCAATCTCGCAGGGCCACGGACGCCAGATGTCAGGCCAGCAGGTGCACATGCCGCACGCGGGGCAGTGGACGAACTCGCCAAGCACGGCGACAGGCCCGTCGTTCCCCAACCACCACCCAGTATCGCAATCGATGCCAGCCACCCCCGCGCAaccaccacccaacccGCGCTCGGGCGCCGCCTtcgtcaaggtcaaggtgTACGACAAAGCGACGGACGACCTTATCGCTTTGCGCGTGCACCCGCAGGTCACGTACATCGAGTTGCTGGAGAAGGTGCGCGCGCGACTGGGGCCCGACGTCAACGTCCTTTCATACAAGGTCGGCGGGACGAGCGggagcgccgcggcgggcgcgcaGGGACCGACCCAGCCGAtccgcgacgacctcgatATGGCTGAGTGGATGGCAGTCGAGGACCAGAGGTTGCTCCTGTATGCGGAGCAGTAG